Proteins found in one Planctomycetes bacterium MalM25 genomic segment:
- the atsA_3 gene encoding Arylsulfatase precursor yields the protein MPKATLLGLLLIFAAPLALAEDSRPNLVLILADDLGIEGLGCYGGVSYRTPNLDRLAENGVRFTRAYAQPLCTPTRVQLMTGRYNHRNWLAFGLLKPGERTFGHALSDAGYATGIFGKWQLTSYDPPEFPGAAERRSKGMHPKETGFDEYALFHALHTEDKGSRYANPTMLEGRAGEPGELNTYPGRYGEDVWVEKILKFFDRHADRPRFVYYPMALPHSPFEPTPDSADWAPDRPAKNDPAYAADMIEYTDTAVGKLMAGLEERGAAENTIVLFYCDNGTDQLVASRMRDGRTIRGGKGKCTQTGIHVPLIVHCPARFQPAVVGDLVDASDFFPTLLDLADAKHSRDALDGVSFAAKLTGDEGPTRDAAFFWYDPRPGVGKESFERSVFAVNKTHKLFRDGRLYRLGAKPLKEERIGRDDWQLEDLAAAAELQLTIDEAMKGVVEPPMVDAYGAAVTE from the coding sequence ATGCCAAAAGCAACGCTGCTAGGGCTCTTGTTGATCTTCGCGGCGCCGCTCGCCCTTGCGGAGGACTCACGGCCCAACCTCGTACTCATCCTCGCGGATGACTTGGGGATCGAGGGGCTCGGCTGCTACGGCGGTGTGTCGTACCGCACGCCGAACCTCGACCGGCTGGCGGAGAACGGCGTCCGCTTCACGCGGGCCTACGCGCAGCCCCTCTGCACACCGACGCGGGTGCAGCTGATGACCGGCCGGTACAACCACCGCAACTGGCTGGCGTTCGGCCTGCTGAAGCCGGGCGAACGGACCTTCGGTCACGCCCTCTCCGACGCGGGCTACGCCACGGGGATCTTCGGCAAGTGGCAGCTCACCTCCTACGACCCGCCCGAGTTCCCGGGCGCCGCCGAGCGCCGCTCGAAGGGGATGCACCCCAAGGAGACCGGCTTCGACGAGTACGCCCTGTTCCACGCCTTGCACACCGAAGACAAGGGCTCGCGCTACGCGAACCCGACGATGCTCGAAGGCCGCGCCGGCGAGCCCGGCGAACTGAACACCTACCCGGGCCGGTACGGCGAGGACGTGTGGGTCGAGAAGATCTTGAAATTCTTCGATCGCCACGCCGATCGGCCGCGGTTCGTCTACTACCCGATGGCGCTGCCCCACTCGCCCTTCGAGCCGACACCCGACTCGGCCGACTGGGCGCCCGACCGGCCCGCCAAGAACGACCCCGCCTACGCGGCGGACATGATCGAGTACACCGACACGGCGGTCGGCAAGCTGATGGCCGGCCTCGAGGAGCGGGGCGCGGCGGAGAACACGATCGTGCTGTTCTACTGCGACAACGGGACCGATCAGCTCGTCGCCTCGCGGATGCGGGACGGTCGCACGATCCGAGGGGGCAAGGGGAAGTGTACGCAGACCGGCATCCACGTGCCGCTGATCGTCCACTGCCCGGCGCGTTTTCAGCCGGCGGTGGTGGGTGATCTGGTCGACGCGTCCGACTTCTTCCCCACGCTGCTCGACCTCGCGGACGCCAAGCATTCACGAGACGCCCTCGACGGTGTCAGTTTCGCGGCCAAGCTCACGGGCGACGAGGGCCCGACGCGCGACGCGGCCTTCTTCTGGTACGACCCCCGCCCGGGCGTCGGCAAGGAGTCGTTCGAGCGGAGCGTCTTCGCGGTGAACAAGACCCACAAGCTCTTCCGCGACGGCCGCCTCTACCGCCTTGGCGCCAAGCCGCTGAAGGAGGAGCGGATCGGGAGAGACGACTGGCAGCTCGAGGACCTGGCGGCCGCCGCCGAACTGCAACTCACGATCGACGAGGCGATGAAGGGCGTCGTCGAACCGCCAATGGTCGACGCGTACGGAGCGGCCGTGACGGAGTAA
- the xcpT_6 gene encoding Type II secretion system protein G precursor, with translation MNRPPVDRSGFTLVELLVVIAIIGILVALLLPAVQAARESARLSQCKNNLKQFGLAMHNYESSFGHLPAGYEYEPDPATGANQSGHGWGARILPFMEEQAVYDQLDFSLPVFHPSNQIARETHLQVFLCPTDDISPAGYIEMGAERWAMGCYVANYGSGTESRFQPGEPTAYEEHFGVSVDSLPDSERFDLDDYPDNSNGVFARGSRLELRKITDGLSKTLMIGERQNGPFRAGVRIGNHFEYETTWAASVRDLNELDDDHGHMTLFHTGNTPNDSRSDDRDVSAAHGGLAQFLMSDGSVHAVQQGIDYGIYHAMGTRAGGEESQGE, from the coding sequence ATGAACCGCCCTCCCGTTGATCGCTCCGGTTTCACGCTGGTCGAGCTGCTCGTCGTCATCGCGATTATCGGCATCCTGGTCGCCCTGCTGCTGCCGGCGGTGCAAGCCGCCCGCGAGTCGGCACGCCTGAGCCAGTGCAAGAACAACCTGAAGCAATTCGGCCTGGCGATGCACAACTACGAGAGCTCCTTCGGCCACCTCCCCGCGGGCTACGAGTACGAGCCCGACCCGGCGACCGGCGCCAACCAGTCGGGGCACGGTTGGGGAGCGCGGATCCTCCCGTTCATGGAAGAGCAGGCGGTCTACGACCAGCTCGATTTCTCGCTGCCCGTCTTTCACCCGAGCAACCAGATCGCCCGCGAGACGCACCTCCAGGTCTTCCTCTGCCCGACCGACGACATCTCGCCCGCGGGTTATATCGAGATGGGCGCCGAGCGGTGGGCGATGGGTTGCTACGTCGCGAACTACGGCAGCGGCACCGAGTCCCGCTTCCAACCGGGCGAGCCGACCGCCTACGAAGAGCACTTCGGCGTGAGCGTCGACTCGCTGCCCGACTCGGAGCGTTTCGACCTGGATGACTACCCCGACAACAGCAACGGCGTCTTCGCCCGCGGCAGCCGCTTGGAACTCCGCAAAATCACCGACGGGCTCTCCAAGACCCTCATGATCGGGGAGCGCCAGAACGGCCCGTTCCGCGCCGGCGTGCGGATCGGCAACCACTTCGAGTACGAAACGACCTGGGCGGCCAGCGTCCGTGACCTCAACGAACTCGACGACGATCACGGCCACATGACCCTCTTCCACACGGGCAACACACCCAACGACTCCCGCAGCGACGACCGCGACGTCTCGGCCGCCCACGGCGGCTTGGCCCAGTTTCTGATGTCGGACGGATCGGTCCACGCCGTCCAGCAGGGCATCGATTACGGCATCTACCACGCGATGGGGACCCGAGCGGGCGGTGAGGAAAGCCAAGGGGAGTGA
- a CDS encoding Putative endoglucanase, with protein MTPALRCLAGLLLAASLLTTASAVERQAHATGRVAPAHQWEPVDLVFTVEAAGDQPFEADFSATFKSDGRTLTVPGFYNGGREYLVRFTPPAAGEWAYTTASSVASLDGLAGELNAEPARDGRRGGIVIDPESSIRLAYENGEAYYPIAFEADWLFALDAENADGAPVAERFIRDLAENGYNQVVLNVFAYDVNWAKDPGLKPEHEFGSPRVFPFGGDNENPDHGVLDVEYFKRFDRVIEALDREGIAAHLMIYVWNKRVAWPEANSAEDNRYFDYVAKRYQAFPNLIWDISKEALGYGHTDVGYITSRIEHLREIDAYQRLITVHDYGYNARRPETVDFISVQLWQSELYHVMRNVREKFPDQPILNIEHGGYERGPYTVFTGAYTSSEVCLERAYQCVFAGTYPSHYWQGAAWNVIVPDWKQLPEDERPRFEYYRHLQKLVEHYDLNALRAGDKMSNSGFCLHNGVDRYVYYVPKENDAMGVNLPKSYHGRELTITWFDPFTGEFQEPERLTMKKWLGVTKPDTGRFSVVIVEVQPEG; from the coding sequence ATGACTCCCGCACTCCGCTGTCTTGCCGGCCTGCTGCTCGCTGCGAGCCTCCTTACGACCGCGTCGGCGGTTGAACGCCAGGCCCACGCAACCGGCCGCGTCGCGCCGGCCCACCAGTGGGAACCGGTCGATCTGGTCTTCACCGTCGAGGCGGCGGGCGATCAGCCCTTCGAGGCCGATTTCTCCGCGACCTTCAAGAGCGACGGCAGAACGCTCACCGTGCCCGGCTTTTACAACGGCGGCCGCGAGTACCTCGTCCGCTTCACGCCCCCCGCCGCCGGCGAGTGGGCCTACACGACCGCGTCGTCCGTGGCGTCGCTCGATGGCCTCGCCGGCGAGCTGAACGCCGAGCCGGCCCGCGACGGTCGGCGGGGCGGGATCGTCATCGACCCCGAGTCGAGCATCCGCCTCGCTTACGAGAACGGCGAGGCGTACTACCCGATCGCCTTCGAGGCCGACTGGCTCTTCGCGCTCGACGCGGAGAACGCCGACGGCGCGCCGGTCGCCGAGCGGTTCATCCGCGACCTCGCCGAGAACGGCTACAACCAGGTGGTGCTGAACGTCTTCGCGTACGACGTGAACTGGGCGAAGGACCCGGGCCTCAAGCCGGAGCACGAGTTCGGCTCGCCCCGCGTCTTCCCCTTCGGCGGCGACAACGAGAACCCGGACCACGGCGTGCTGGACGTCGAGTACTTCAAGCGGTTCGACCGCGTGATCGAGGCGCTCGACCGCGAGGGGATCGCCGCCCACCTGATGATCTACGTCTGGAACAAGCGGGTCGCCTGGCCCGAGGCGAACTCGGCCGAAGACAACCGCTACTTCGACTACGTCGCGAAGCGTTACCAGGCGTTCCCGAACCTCATCTGGGACATCTCCAAGGAGGCGCTCGGCTACGGCCACACGGACGTCGGCTACATCACCAGCCGCATCGAGCACCTCCGCGAGATCGACGCCTACCAGCGGCTCATCACGGTGCACGATTACGGCTACAACGCGCGGCGCCCGGAGACGGTCGACTTTATCTCGGTGCAGCTCTGGCAGTCGGAGCTGTACCACGTGATGCGCAACGTTCGCGAGAAGTTCCCCGACCAGCCGATCCTCAACATCGAGCACGGCGGCTACGAACGCGGGCCGTACACCGTCTTCACCGGCGCGTACACCTCGTCGGAGGTCTGCCTCGAACGGGCGTACCAGTGCGTCTTCGCGGGGACGTACCCGTCGCACTACTGGCAGGGGGCGGCGTGGAACGTGATCGTGCCCGATTGGAAGCAGTTGCCGGAGGACGAACGCCCCCGCTTCGAGTACTACCGCCACCTGCAAAAGCTCGTCGAACACTACGATCTGAATGCGCTGCGGGCGGGCGACAAGATGAGCAACAGCGGCTTCTGCCTGCACAACGGCGTGGACCGGTACGTCTACTACGTGCCGAAGGAGAACGACGCGATGGGCGTGAACCTGCCCAAGTCGTACCACGGCAGGGAGCTGACGATCACCTGGTTCGACCCCTTCACCGGCGAGTTCCAGGAGCCCGAGCGCCTCACCATGAAGAAATGGTTGGGCGTTACGAAGCCCGATACGGGGCGTTTCTCTGTGGTGATCGTCGAGGTTCAGCCGGAGGGTTAG
- the sdcS_1 gene encoding Sodium-dependent dicarboxylate transporter SdcS has protein sequence MFSLTLWLGPVAALLVGSAVGTTELGSAAAVTAGVATLCAVWWVTEPIPIPATSLIPLAMFPVTGVVSSGDVGKAYGHPLILLLLGGFILSTALERCGVHRRLALAMVRLCTHGPGALFGVSDRTLPEKPVTGRRLVIGFMAASAAISMWVSNAATTLMLLPIAAATLEKSRDSRLRVALLLGIAYAASVGGVGTPIGTPPNVICMQEYQALTGEEPTFAQWMTWGVPVAATMIPVIALWLTRNLGGAAEIDLPESGPWRPAEWRTLAVFGVTALLWVTRKEPFGGWSGYWELPGATDATVALLAVVVLFMIPNGEPPETPDGPLPRLLDWETAARIPWGMLLLFSGGMVLAAAFKASGLSTALGEAMGGLAALPTPVLIAGLCLMVTFMTEVTSNTATTALLMPLLGATAQASDLDPRLLMFPAAVSASFAFMLPVATVPNAAVYGAGVATRDMAREGFVLNLLGVVVVTVLGSLLLS, from the coding sequence ATGTTTTCCCTCACGCTCTGGCTCGGCCCCGTCGCCGCCCTGTTGGTTGGTTCGGCGGTCGGCACGACGGAGCTCGGATCGGCCGCCGCGGTGACGGCCGGCGTGGCGACCCTCTGCGCCGTCTGGTGGGTCACCGAGCCGATCCCGATCCCGGCGACCTCGCTCATCCCGTTGGCGATGTTCCCCGTCACGGGAGTCGTCTCTTCCGGCGACGTCGGCAAGGCGTACGGCCACCCGCTCATCCTGCTGCTGCTCGGCGGGTTCATCCTCTCCACCGCGTTGGAACGCTGCGGCGTCCACCGGCGGCTCGCGTTGGCGATGGTGCGGCTCTGCACGCACGGCCCGGGCGCGCTGTTCGGCGTGAGCGACCGAACGTTGCCAGAGAAGCCCGTCACGGGACGGCGACTCGTGATCGGCTTCATGGCGGCTTCGGCCGCTATCAGCATGTGGGTCTCGAACGCGGCGACCACGCTGATGCTGTTGCCGATCGCCGCCGCCACGCTCGAGAAGAGCCGTGACTCGCGCCTCCGCGTGGCGCTCCTGTTGGGCATCGCTTACGCGGCAAGCGTCGGCGGCGTCGGCACACCGATTGGCACCCCGCCGAACGTGATCTGCATGCAAGAGTACCAGGCGCTCACCGGCGAGGAGCCGACCTTCGCCCAGTGGATGACCTGGGGCGTGCCGGTCGCGGCGACCATGATCCCGGTCATCGCGCTGTGGCTCACCCGCAACCTGGGCGGCGCCGCCGAGATCGACCTGCCCGAGAGCGGCCCCTGGCGCCCCGCCGAGTGGCGCACGCTCGCGGTGTTCGGCGTGACGGCGCTGCTGTGGGTCACGCGCAAGGAACCGTTCGGGGGGTGGAGCGGCTACTGGGAACTGCCCGGAGCGACCGACGCCACGGTCGCGTTGCTGGCGGTCGTGGTCCTGTTCATGATCCCCAACGGCGAACCGCCCGAGACGCCCGACGGCCCCCTGCCTCGGTTGCTCGACTGGGAGACCGCCGCGCGCATCCCTTGGGGCATGCTCCTGCTGTTCAGCGGCGGCATGGTGCTCGCCGCGGCGTTCAAGGCGTCGGGGCTCAGCACGGCGCTGGGTGAGGCGATGGGCGGGCTCGCCGCGTTGCCCACGCCCGTGCTGATCGCCGGGCTCTGCCTGATGGTCACGTTCATGACCGAGGTCACCAGCAACACGGCGACCACCGCCCTGCTGATGCCGCTGCTGGGCGCCACGGCCCAAGCGAGCGACCTCGACCCGCGGCTGCTGATGTTCCCCGCGGCGGTCAGCGCGAGCTTCGCCTTTATGCTGCCGGTTGCTACGGTGCCCAACGCCGCGGTCTACGGAGCCGGTGTCGCCACGCGCGACATGGCCCGCGAGGGCTTCGTGCTGAACCTCCTGGGCGTGGTGGTGGTGACAGTCTTGGGGAGTCTGTTGCTGTCGTGA
- a CDS encoding outer membrane biogenesis protein BamB, with product MTTRLLAALLTLTPLSAAADWPQFRGPAGNGLALGEAVPATWDEDSNLAWRIDVPGDGWSAPIVVAGKVLLTTTVPADGDDLTFEVHCYDLASGARLWKRVAKTGPPSEPTHRDNTYASETPVTDGERVYAYFGMNGLFCYDLSGEPVWSKDLGVYPMNNDWGASSSPVLVDGKLVLQIDNREASFVVALDAATGDEAWRAERPDEQSNWSTPTVWRNSQRTEVVLGGKTVRSYDPATGDELWNLPIGGRSSATATAVGDTLYLGSENRVSRGGTPGGLFAVRAGAAGTIDPGDADSAKANGLVWMNVRGAVGISSPLVYEGQIYVPERRGGVIRVHDAATGEESYRKRLPGAAVIWASPFGVNGAVHILDERGQTHVLAPGAEYEVLRQNELPGRFWSTPAVSDGSLVLRSQTELFCVRATNGG from the coding sequence ATGACGACACGCCTCTTGGCCGCCCTGCTGACCCTTACTCCTCTGTCGGCCGCCGCCGACTGGCCCCAGTTCCGCGGACCCGCGGGCAACGGCCTGGCGCTCGGTGAAGCGGTCCCCGCCACGTGGGACGAGGACTCCAACCTCGCCTGGCGGATCGACGTCCCGGGCGACGGCTGGTCGGCGCCGATCGTCGTCGCCGGCAAGGTGCTGCTCACCACCACCGTCCCTGCGGACGGGGACGATCTGACCTTCGAGGTGCACTGCTACGACTTGGCGAGCGGCGCTCGCCTCTGGAAGCGGGTCGCCAAGACCGGCCCCCCCTCCGAACCGACCCACCGCGACAACACCTACGCCAGCGAGACCCCGGTCACCGACGGCGAGCGCGTCTACGCCTACTTCGGCATGAACGGCCTGTTCTGCTACGACCTGAGCGGCGAACCGGTCTGGTCTAAGGACCTGGGCGTCTACCCGATGAACAACGACTGGGGCGCCTCGAGCAGCCCCGTCCTGGTCGACGGCAAGCTCGTCTTGCAGATCGACAACCGGGAGGCGTCGTTTGTCGTGGCGCTGGACGCCGCCACCGGCGACGAGGCTTGGCGCGCCGAGCGGCCCGACGAGCAGTCCAACTGGTCGACGCCCACCGTCTGGCGCAACTCGCAAAGAACCGAGGTCGTCCTCGGCGGCAAGACGGTCCGTTCCTACGACCCGGCGACCGGCGACGAGCTGTGGAACCTGCCGATCGGCGGGCGGAGCTCGGCGACCGCCACCGCTGTGGGGGACACGCTCTACCTCGGCAGCGAGAACCGCGTCAGCCGGGGCGGCACACCGGGCGGGCTGTTCGCCGTCCGCGCCGGCGCGGCGGGGACGATCGACCCGGGCGACGCCGACTCGGCGAAGGCCAACGGCCTCGTCTGGATGAACGTCCGCGGCGCGGTCGGCATCTCCTCGCCTTTGGTCTACGAGGGCCAGATCTACGTGCCCGAGCGGCGCGGCGGGGTGATCCGTGTTCACGACGCCGCGACCGGCGAGGAGAGCTACCGCAAACGCCTGCCCGGCGCCGCGGTCATCTGGGCTTCGCCCTTCGGCGTGAACGGCGCTGTCCACATCCTGGACGAGCGGGGCCAGACGCACGTCCTCGCCCCGGGCGCCGAGTACGAGGTGCTCCGCCAGAACGAGCTGCCCGGCCGCTTCTGGTCGACGCCCGCCGTGTCGGACGGTTCGCTCGTGTTGCGCAGCCAGACCGAGTTGTTCTGCGTCCGCGCGACGAACGGTGGCTGA
- a CDS encoding cofactor-independent phosphoglycerate mutase yields MKYAIIIPDGAADEPQASLGRKTPLEAASTPHLDALAASGVVARACHTPKALPAGSEIGNLSLLGYDPFEHFTGRAPMEAAAQGITLAPGDWAIRCNTVTIDDLGEGPVMIDFTAGHATTEESTALLKSAQKEIASDPKWNGALEFVPGVSYRNLLLWRGDKLSAPFTNDTRTEAPHDWTDLVIHDAHPKGPGGDALVELMDATEKLFADHPVNRAREAAGKKRITSAWLWGQGGAPSLTPFAEKYGPRGAMITAVDLLRGIAALVGWDRIEVPGATGYLDTDYAAKGRYAIEALDKYDLVCVHVEAPDEASHEGRADEKVKAIEAIDREIVGPLVTALGARGANSQEEWRVMVSPDHPTYISTKKHTHGDVPVCLAGAGVTPDTATAYHDGTAAASDLAFPNGWDAMHWFIGKG; encoded by the coding sequence TCATCATCCCCGACGGCGCCGCCGATGAGCCGCAGGCTTCGCTCGGCAGGAAGACGCCGCTCGAGGCGGCCAGCACGCCACACCTCGACGCGCTCGCCGCATCGGGCGTCGTTGCGCGGGCCTGCCACACGCCGAAGGCGCTCCCCGCCGGCAGCGAGATCGGCAACCTGTCGCTACTCGGCTACGACCCGTTCGAGCACTTCACCGGCCGCGCCCCAATGGAGGCCGCCGCGCAAGGGATCACGCTCGCACCGGGGGATTGGGCGATCCGCTGCAACACGGTCACGATCGACGACCTCGGCGAGGGCCCGGTCATGATTGACTTCACGGCGGGGCACGCGACCACCGAGGAGTCAACCGCGCTGCTGAAGTCAGCCCAGAAGGAGATCGCCAGCGATCCGAAGTGGAACGGCGCCCTCGAGTTCGTCCCCGGCGTGAGCTACCGCAACCTGCTCCTCTGGCGGGGTGACAAGCTGTCGGCGCCCTTCACGAACGACACCCGCACCGAGGCGCCGCACGACTGGACCGACCTAGTCATCCACGACGCCCATCCGAAGGGCCCGGGCGGTGACGCGCTGGTGGAGCTGATGGACGCCACCGAAAAACTCTTCGCCGACCACCCGGTCAACCGAGCCCGTGAGGCGGCGGGCAAGAAACGGATCACCAGCGCCTGGCTGTGGGGCCAGGGGGGCGCGCCGAGCCTCACCCCCTTCGCCGAGAAGTACGGCCCGCGGGGCGCCATGATCACCGCGGTCGACCTGCTCCGTGGCATCGCGGCGCTGGTGGGCTGGGATCGGATCGAGGTCCCCGGCGCGACCGGCTACCTCGACACCGACTACGCCGCCAAGGGCCGCTACGCGATCGAGGCGCTCGACAAGTACGACCTCGTCTGTGTCCACGTCGAGGCCCCCGACGAGGCTTCGCACGAGGGCCGCGCGGACGAGAAGGTCAAGGCGATCGAGGCGATCGACCGCGAGATCGTCGGCCCGCTGGTCACGGCACTCGGCGCCCGGGGCGCCAATTCCCAGGAAGAGTGGCGGGTGATGGTCAGCCCCGACCACCCGACCTATATCAGCACCAAGAAGCACACCCACGGCGACGTCCCCGTCTGCCTGGCGGGCGCCGGCGTCACCCCCGACACGGCGACCGCCTACCACGACGGCACGGCGGCGGCCTCCGACCTGGCCTTCCCCAACGGCTGGGACGCGATGCACTGGTTCATCGGGAAGGGTTAA
- the lysC gene encoding Aspartokinase, with product MSLIVQKFGGTSVADAEKIRAAARRALRAQQQGHQVVMVVSAMGKNTDTLVDLAGQVCDAPPAREMDMLLSTGEQVSVALMAMAISDLGGQAVSLTGGQIGIRTDSAHGKARIQSISTERMRQHLDAGRIVIAAGFQGIDEDLNITTLGRGGSDTTAVALAAVLGAESCEIYTDVDGVFTTDPRIEPAARKMDCVSHDEMLELASLGAGVMHSRSIEFGKKFNVPIHVRNSGVFTDSPGTIIGPLPESPERAVSGAALTKSEARVTVAGVPDRPGVSFALLQALADANITVDMIVQNRGDDDLANISFTVPSGELEAALFATERAARSVGAKEVRHSDSVAKVSVVGLGMANQAGVAQRMFRALADAGVNIQAISTSEIKVSCLVDRNQGLEALRLVHREFELDQTPPAPATLEESLAAAKKANGADADAVIARLQAMEGLTVDGCELDGSQSLLSLRDVPDTPGVAATIFEAIAERGVMVDLIVQSIGEEGHTNLGLTVPQADLATAQQVVEGLAAKNGGTVSTEPGIAILSVTGVGVRSHTGVGARIFRALSEAEINVELIGTSEVEVTVVVDGAMGDQALEAARAAFADVIG from the coding sequence ATGTCACTCATTGTTCAGAAATTCGGCGGCACCAGCGTGGCCGACGCCGAGAAGATCCGCGCCGCCGCTCGTCGGGCGCTCCGCGCCCAGCAGCAGGGGCACCAGGTCGTCATGGTCGTGTCGGCCATGGGCAAGAACACCGACACCCTGGTCGACCTCGCCGGCCAGGTCTGCGACGCCCCCCCCGCGCGCGAGATGGACATGCTCCTCTCCACCGGCGAGCAGGTGAGCGTCGCGCTGATGGCGATGGCCATCAGCGACCTCGGCGGGCAGGCGGTGAGCCTCACCGGCGGGCAGATCGGTATCCGCACCGACAGCGCCCACGGTAAGGCGCGGATCCAGTCGATCTCGACCGAGCGGATGCGCCAGCACCTCGACGCGGGCCGCATCGTCATCGCCGCCGGTTTCCAGGGGATCGATGAGGATCTCAATATCACCACGCTCGGCCGGGGCGGCAGCGACACGACGGCGGTCGCGCTCGCGGCGGTGCTCGGCGCCGAGTCGTGCGAGATCTACACCGACGTCGATGGCGTCTTCACGACCGACCCCCGCATCGAGCCCGCCGCGCGGAAGATGGACTGCGTCTCGCACGACGAGATGCTGGAGCTGGCGAGCCTCGGCGCGGGCGTGATGCACAGCCGGTCGATCGAGTTCGGCAAGAAGTTCAACGTGCCGATCCACGTGCGGAACTCGGGCGTGTTCACCGACTCGCCGGGCACGATCATCGGCCCGCTGCCCGAATCGCCCGAGCGCGCCGTCAGCGGCGCCGCGCTCACCAAGAGCGAGGCCCGCGTCACCGTCGCCGGCGTGCCCGACCGGCCGGGCGTGAGCTTCGCGCTGCTGCAAGCGCTCGCCGACGCGAACATCACGGTCGACATGATCGTTCAGAACCGGGGCGACGACGACCTGGCGAACATCTCGTTCACCGTGCCCAGCGGCGAGCTCGAGGCGGCCCTCTTCGCCACCGAACGGGCGGCACGCAGCGTCGGCGCCAAGGAGGTCCGCCACAGCGACTCGGTCGCCAAGGTGTCGGTTGTGGGCCTCGGCATGGCGAACCAGGCGGGCGTCGCGCAGCGGATGTTCCGCGCCCTGGCGGACGCGGGCGTCAACATCCAGGCGATCTCCACCAGCGAGATCAAGGTCTCGTGCCTCGTCGATCGCAACCAGGGCCTCGAGGCCCTGCGGCTGGTGCACCGTGAGTTCGAGCTCGATCAGACCCCGCCCGCGCCGGCGACCCTCGAGGAATCGCTCGCCGCCGCCAAGAAAGCCAACGGCGCCGACGCCGACGCGGTCATCGCCCGCCTGCAAGCGATGGAGGGGCTCACGGTCGACGGCTGCGAGCTCGACGGTTCGCAGTCACTCCTCTCACTGCGCGACGTGCCCGACACGCCCGGCGTGGCGGCGACCATCTTCGAGGCGATCGCCGAACGGGGCGTTATGGTCGATCTGATCGTCCAGAGCATCGGCGAGGAGGGGCACACGAACCTCGGCCTCACCGTTCCGCAGGCCGACCTGGCGACCGCTCAGCAGGTCGTCGAGGGCCTCGCCGCGAAGAACGGCGGCACGGTTTCAACCGAGCCGGGCATCGCCATCCTGTCGGTCACCGGCGTGGGCGTGCGGAGCCACACGGGCGTCGGCGCCCGGATCTTCCGAGCGCTCAGCGAGGCGGAGATCAACGTCGAACTGATCGGCACCAGTGAGGTCGAGGTCACGGTCGTTGTCGACGGCGCCATGGGCGACCAGGCGCTCGAGGCGGCAAGGGCCGCGTTCGCCGACGTCATCGGCTGA